A genome region from Hevea brasiliensis isolate MT/VB/25A 57/8 chromosome 7, ASM3005281v1, whole genome shotgun sequence includes the following:
- the LOC110671953 gene encoding precursor of CEP5-like, with amino-acid sequence MAQTNLFFACIFFMLIFSQEIHSVDGRHLKLERKHKFSKLLTSSKFEKQQTRFVDKHNVHGDNDSDVEVPTTIWSPPAPPVLAGAVIGEPGSSPPPPGHVDDFRPTAPGHSPAVGHSIQS; translated from the coding sequence ATGGCCCAAACAAATTTATTCTTTGCCTGTATTTTCTTCATGCTGATTTTCTCCCAAGAAATTCACTCGGTAGATGGAAGGCACTTGAAACTTGAGAGAAAACACAAATTCTCAAAGCTCCTTACCTCAAGTAAGTTTGAAAAGCAACAGACTAGATTTGTTGATAAGCATAACGTGCATGGTGACAATGACTCAGATGTAGAGGTGCCTACCACTATTTGGTCTCCACCTGCACCCCCAGTCCTAGCTGGTGCGGTTATTGGCGAGCCTGGGTCGTCACCCCCACCCCCAGGTCATGTGGACGACTTCAGGCCCACTGCCCCAGGCCACAGCCCTGCCGTTGGACATTCCATTCAAAGCTAG